A stretch of Gossypium hirsutum isolate 1008001.06 chromosome A06, Gossypium_hirsutum_v2.1, whole genome shotgun sequence DNA encodes these proteins:
- the LOC107942972 gene encoding calcium and calcium/calmodulin-dependent serine/threonine-protein kinase isoform X1 has translation MGQDKAKLVEEYEILDILGRGGFSVVRKGIKRKNGSDHEKTQVAIKTLKRFGTTPSPARVEKTIASMAALLPTRNQVSISDALLTNEILVMRKIVENVSPHPNVIDLYDVYEDQAGVHLVLELCSGGELFDRIVAETRYSEAGAAAVVRQIAGGLAAIHKANIVHRDLKPENCLFLNKNKDSTLKIMDFGLSSVEEFTDPVIGLFGSIDYVSPEALSQGKITAKSDMWSLGVILYILLSGYPPFIAQSNRQKQQMIMAGEYNFDERTWKNISSSAKHLISNLLQVDPDRRPSAEQLLAHPWVIGDSAKQEQIDAEVVSRLQSFNARRKLRAAAIASVLSSKVLLRTKRLRSLLGSHDLSKDEIDNLKSNFKKICANGDNATLPEFEEVLKAMNMSSLLPLATRIFDLFDSNRDGTVDMREIVCGFSSLKNSKGDHALRLCFEMYDTDRSGCITKEELASMLRALPDDCLPPDITEPGKLDEIFDRMDANSDGKVTFEEFKDAMQRDSSLQDVVLFSLRQQ, from the exons ATGGGACAAGATAAAGCGAAACTAGTAGAAGAATACGAAATCCTAGATATACTAGGACGAGGTGGATTCTCAGTCGTAAGAAAAGGTATAAAAAGAAAGAACGGATCAGATCATGAGAAAACACAAGTCGCCATTAAAACACTGAAACGATTCGGAACGACGCCGTCACCAGCTCGAGTCGAGAAAACAATAGCTTCGATGGCGGCGTTATTGCCCACGCGTAACCAGGTTTCCATCTCCGACGCGCTGTTGACGAACGAGATCCTCGTCATGAGGAAGATCGTCGAGAACGTTTCGCCGCATCCGAACGTGATCGATCTCTACGACGTTTACGAAGATCAAGCCGGGGTTCATTTGGTGCTGGAATTGTGCTCCGGCGGGGAGTTGTTCGATCGGATAGTGGCGGAAACACGGTACTCGGAAGCCGGTGCGGCAGCGGTGGTACGGCAGATCGCGGGAGGATTAGCGGCGATCCATAAGGCGAACATTGTTCATAGAGATCTGAAACCGGAGAACTGCTTGTTcttgaataaaaataaagattcaaCGTTGAAGATCATGGATTTTGGATTGAGTTCAGTGGAGGAATTTACGGATCCGGTTATCGGGTTGTTTGGATCCATAGATTATGTTTCACCGGAGGCGCTTTCTCAAGGGAAAATCACAGCGAAGAGCGATATGTGGTCTTTGGGTGTCATCTTATACATCTTGCTTTCGGG GTATCCACCATTTATTGCTCAATCTAATCGTCAGAAACAACAGATGATCATGGCT GGAGAATACAATTTCGATGAGAGGACATGGAAAAACATTTCTTCATCAGCAAAGCATTTGATTTCTAATCTGTTGCAAGTTGATCCTGATAGAAGACCTAGTGCTGAACAA CTTCTAGCTCATCCATGGGTCATTGGGGATTCAGCAAAGCAAGAACAAATAGATGCGGAGGTTGTTTCAAGATTGCAGAGTTTTAACGCTCGTCGTAAGCTACGTGCTGCCGCCATAGCCAGTGTGTTGAGCAGCAAGGTTTTACTAAGGACGAAGAGGTTAAGGAGTTTGCTAGGCTCCCATGACCTATCAAAGGACGAAATTGATAACCTCAAGTCGAATTTTAAGAAAAT ATGTGCTAACGGTGACAATGCTACTTTACCCGAATTCGAGGAGGTGCTAAAAGCAATGAACATGTCTTCACTACTTCCCCTGGCTACTCGTATCTTTGACCTATTCGATAGCAATCGAGATGGTACTGTTGATATGAGAGAAATTGTGTGTGGATTTTCCAGTCTTAAGAATTCTAAAGGAGATCACGCTCTTCGCTTGTGCTTCGAG ATGTATGATACAGATCGATCTGGCTGCATTACTAAAGAAGAACTAGCATCAATGTTAAGA GCATTGCCCGATGACTGTCTTCCACCGGATATTACAGAGCCTGGAAAGTTAGATGAAATATTCGATCGAATGGATGCAAACAGCGATGGGAAGGTTACGTTCGAAGAATTTAAGGATGCCATGCAAAGAGACAGCTCTCTCCAAGACGTAGTCCTCTTTTCTCTTCGACAACAGTAA
- the LOC107942971 gene encoding uncharacterized protein, with protein sequence MEDFEKKVSIKDSMEIEQENSNCSKSNEILNLLRKFLEIQQRRAQAYSKLKTGFSEYMKSGGELAYQQLCSEITVEFNDCSKQVLEMESLFLNPNYCRVDLAELLRAIQTQEKQKLHLTATIQVLKKAGRPSERLVNHENCSFKKPMEHECVHLQEITEAAGTEEAEANAEYDNALKEAIRGVQDAVTAINEHLEEVRYEIAALETE encoded by the exons atggaaGATTTTGAGAAGAAGGtttcaataaaagactcaatggAGATTGAACAAGAAAACAGCAATTGCAGTAAAAGcaatgaaattctcaatttactTCGCAAATTCCTTGAAATTCAACAGCGTAGAGCTCAGGCTTACTCCAAGCTTAAAAC GGGTTTTTCGGAGTATATGAAATCGGGAGGGGAATTGGCCTACCAGCAGCTTTGCAGTGAGATCACAGTAGAGTTCAATGATTGCTCAAAACAA GTCCTTGAGATGGAATCTCTGTTTTTAAACCCCAATTACTGCCGAGTTGATCTAGCTGAGCTTCTCAGAGCCATTCAAACACAGGAAAAGCAGAAATTACATTTG ACTGCCACGATTCAGGTCTTGAAGAAGGCAGGTCGTCCGTCAGAGCGTTTGGTGAACCATGAGAATTGCTCATTTAAGAAGCCAATGGAGCATGAATGTGTGCATCTCCAGGAGATAACAGAAGCTGCCGGAACCGAAGAAGCAGAAGCAAATGCCGAGTATGATAATGCTCTCAAGGAAGCCATTAGAGGAGTGCAAGATGCTGTAACTGCCATTAACGAACATTTAGAAGAAGTGAGATATGAAATCGCAGCCCTTGAAACAGAGTAA
- the LOC107942972 gene encoding calcium and calcium/calmodulin-dependent serine/threonine-protein kinase isoform X2 yields the protein MGQDKAKLVEEYEILDILGRGGFSVVRKGIKRKNGSDHEKTQVAIKTLKRFGTTPSPARVEKTIASMAALLPTRNQVSISDALLTNEILVMRKIVENVSPHPNVIDLYDVYEDQAGVHLVLELCSGGELFDRIVAETRYSEAGAAAVVRQIAGGLAAIHKANIVHRDLKPENCLFLNKNKDSTLKIMDFGLSSVEEFTDPVIGLFGSIDYVSPEALSQGKITAKSDMWSLGVILYILLSGYPPFIAQSNRQKQQMIMAGEYNFDERTWKNISSSAKHLISNLLQVDPDRRPSAEQLLAHPWVIGDSAKQEQIDAEVVSRLQSFNARRKLRAAAIASVLSSKVLLRTKRLRSLLGSHDLSKDEIDNLKSNFKKICANGDNATLPEFEEVLKAMNMSSLLPLATRIFDLFDSNRDGTVDMREIVCGFSSLKNSKGDHALRLCFEFWALGSRTSRRPPGSGLRTSMKEISIILVIRKWSYYYPS from the exons ATGGGACAAGATAAAGCGAAACTAGTAGAAGAATACGAAATCCTAGATATACTAGGACGAGGTGGATTCTCAGTCGTAAGAAAAGGTATAAAAAGAAAGAACGGATCAGATCATGAGAAAACACAAGTCGCCATTAAAACACTGAAACGATTCGGAACGACGCCGTCACCAGCTCGAGTCGAGAAAACAATAGCTTCGATGGCGGCGTTATTGCCCACGCGTAACCAGGTTTCCATCTCCGACGCGCTGTTGACGAACGAGATCCTCGTCATGAGGAAGATCGTCGAGAACGTTTCGCCGCATCCGAACGTGATCGATCTCTACGACGTTTACGAAGATCAAGCCGGGGTTCATTTGGTGCTGGAATTGTGCTCCGGCGGGGAGTTGTTCGATCGGATAGTGGCGGAAACACGGTACTCGGAAGCCGGTGCGGCAGCGGTGGTACGGCAGATCGCGGGAGGATTAGCGGCGATCCATAAGGCGAACATTGTTCATAGAGATCTGAAACCGGAGAACTGCTTGTTcttgaataaaaataaagattcaaCGTTGAAGATCATGGATTTTGGATTGAGTTCAGTGGAGGAATTTACGGATCCGGTTATCGGGTTGTTTGGATCCATAGATTATGTTTCACCGGAGGCGCTTTCTCAAGGGAAAATCACAGCGAAGAGCGATATGTGGTCTTTGGGTGTCATCTTATACATCTTGCTTTCGGG GTATCCACCATTTATTGCTCAATCTAATCGTCAGAAACAACAGATGATCATGGCT GGAGAATACAATTTCGATGAGAGGACATGGAAAAACATTTCTTCATCAGCAAAGCATTTGATTTCTAATCTGTTGCAAGTTGATCCTGATAGAAGACCTAGTGCTGAACAA CTTCTAGCTCATCCATGGGTCATTGGGGATTCAGCAAAGCAAGAACAAATAGATGCGGAGGTTGTTTCAAGATTGCAGAGTTTTAACGCTCGTCGTAAGCTACGTGCTGCCGCCATAGCCAGTGTGTTGAGCAGCAAGGTTTTACTAAGGACGAAGAGGTTAAGGAGTTTGCTAGGCTCCCATGACCTATCAAAGGACGAAATTGATAACCTCAAGTCGAATTTTAAGAAAAT ATGTGCTAACGGTGACAATGCTACTTTACCCGAATTCGAGGAGGTGCTAAAAGCAATGAACATGTCTTCACTACTTCCCCTGGCTACTCGTATCTTTGACCTATTCGATAGCAATCGAGATGGTACTGTTGATATGAGAGAAATTGTGTGTGGATTTTCCAGTCTTAAGAATTCTAAAGGAGATCACGCTCTTCGCTTGTGCTTCGAG TTTTGGGCCCTGGGCAGCCGCACCTCCAGACGACCCCCAGGATCGGGTCTGAGAACTTCAATGAAGgagatttcaattattttagTAATTAGAAAATGGTCCTATTACTATCCTAGCTAa